In Paludisphaera mucosa, one DNA window encodes the following:
- a CDS encoding cytochrome C oxidase subunit IV family protein: MAHTSHSHSQTNLAQTTDAHAQAHHVIEVRTYVLIYIALMLFLAATVAASFMPLGAFHLPVAMTIALIKAVLIVLFFMHVYYSAPLTWITAVGSLLWVGLLLAFLLSDYLARGWLHILGK, encoded by the coding sequence ATGGCGCATACGTCGCATTCCCATTCGCAGACGAACCTGGCGCAGACCACCGACGCGCACGCGCAGGCGCACCACGTGATCGAGGTCCGGACGTACGTCCTGATCTACATCGCGCTGATGCTGTTCCTGGCGGCGACCGTGGCCGCGTCGTTCATGCCCCTGGGCGCGTTCCACCTGCCCGTCGCCATGACGATCGCGCTCATCAAGGCCGTCCTGATCGTGCTGTTCTTCATGCACGTCTACTACAGCGCCCCGCTGACCTGGATCACGGCGGTCGGCTCGCTGCTGTGGGTCGGCCTGCTGCTCGCCTTCCTCCTGTCCGACTACCTCGCCCGAGGCTGGCTGCACATCCTCGGGAAGTGA
- a CDS encoding cytochrome c oxidase subunit 3 produces MHTSSTSTAPDEGTQLLLSHFDDLDQQHLTSNLGMWFFLVSEVMFFSGLIAAYTVYRALAPDAFKLGSHHMAMWVGFFNTLVLLTSSLTMAFAVRCSQVGDRRGIVRNLILTALLGTIFLGVKASEYKTEIDHGYLPGRSFHVSEHDAEVLKAASLDANGNLDEAKFSRNKGQFQMMFVLYFFMTGVHAFHMIVGIAAVLIFAVLIRIKWFSGFGTTQVEVLGLYWHFVDVVWVFLYPLLYLIE; encoded by the coding sequence ATGCACACGTCCAGCACGTCCACAGCTCCTGACGAGGGGACGCAGCTCCTCCTGTCCCACTTCGACGACCTCGACCAGCAGCACCTCACCTCCAACCTGGGGATGTGGTTCTTCCTGGTCAGCGAGGTCATGTTCTTCAGCGGCCTGATCGCGGCCTACACCGTGTACCGCGCCCTCGCGCCCGACGCGTTCAAGCTGGGGAGCCACCACATGGCCATGTGGGTCGGCTTCTTCAACACCCTCGTCCTGCTGACGAGCAGCCTCACCATGGCCTTCGCCGTGCGCTGCTCGCAGGTCGGCGACCGGCGGGGGATCGTCCGCAACCTGATCCTCACGGCCCTGCTCGGCACCATCTTCCTGGGCGTCAAGGCGAGCGAGTACAAGACCGAGATCGACCACGGCTACCTGCCCGGCCGCAGCTTCCACGTCTCCGAGCACGACGCCGAGGTCCTCAAGGCGGCCAGCCTCGACGCGAACGGCAACCTGGACGAGGCCAAGTTCAGCCGGAACAAGGGCCAGTTCCAGATGATGTTCGTGCTCTACTTCTTCATGACGGGCGTGCACGCGTTCCACATGATCGTCGGCATCGCCGCGGTGCTCATCTTCGCCGTCCTGATCCGGATCAAATGGTTCTCCGGCTTCGGCACCACGCAGGTCGAGGTCCTGGGGCTCTACTGGCACTTCGTCGACGTCGTGTGGGTGTTCCTCTATCCCTTGCTTTACCTGATCGAGTGA
- the ctaD gene encoding cytochrome c oxidase subunit I, with amino-acid sequence MSASALAHHDGPPADYLSDSTVASWLLTTDHKRVGILYMISVTVFFAVGGLIAGLMRLELMTPKGDVLATPDSYNRMFTMHGVIMIFFFLVPAIPSVLGNFLIPLMIGARDLAFPKINLLSWYVYIIGGLMGVWILIFGGIDTGWTFYTPFSTMYSNTMVVTAAVTVFITGFSSILTGLNFVVTVHTMRAPGMTWFRLPLFVWSHYATALIMVLATPVLAISIVLVGLERLFHVGIFDPKLGGDPILFQHLFWFYSHPAVYIMVLPGFAVISEIIPCFARRPIFGYRFIAFASVAIAIFGFLVWGHHMFVSGQSMYAGAVFSILSFLVAIPSAIKVFNWTATLYKGSIKFDTPMLYALGFIGLFTIGGLTGLMLASLAIDVHVHDTYFVVAHFHYIMVGGTTMAYLAGIHFWWPKISGRTYPELWGKLSALLVFVGFNLTFFPQFLLGYLGMPRRYFEYRPEFQVLNVMSTAGASILAVGLIMPLVYLLLSLRQPRNAGPNPWGATGLEWQVESPPTTHNFHEPVLVTCEPYLYSPEEAEREYAHVQHVHSS; translated from the coding sequence ATGAGCGCCTCGGCCCTTGCCCATCACGACGGGCCGCCGGCCGACTACCTGTCGGACTCGACGGTCGCGTCGTGGCTCTTGACGACCGACCACAAGCGGGTCGGCATCCTGTACATGATCTCGGTCACCGTCTTCTTCGCGGTGGGCGGGCTGATCGCCGGCCTGATGCGCCTCGAGCTGATGACCCCCAAGGGGGACGTGCTGGCGACGCCCGACTCGTACAACCGCATGTTCACGATGCACGGCGTGATCATGATCTTCTTCTTCCTGGTGCCGGCCATCCCGTCGGTGCTGGGGAACTTCCTGATCCCCTTGATGATCGGGGCCCGCGACCTGGCCTTCCCCAAGATCAACCTCCTGAGCTGGTACGTCTACATCATCGGCGGCCTGATGGGGGTCTGGATCCTGATCTTCGGCGGCATCGACACCGGCTGGACGTTCTACACGCCGTTCAGCACGATGTACTCGAACACGATGGTGGTGACGGCGGCGGTGACGGTCTTCATCACCGGCTTCTCGTCGATCCTCACCGGGCTCAACTTCGTGGTCACGGTGCACACGATGCGGGCCCCGGGGATGACCTGGTTCCGCCTCCCCCTGTTCGTCTGGTCGCACTACGCGACGGCCCTGATCATGGTCCTGGCGACGCCCGTGCTGGCGATCTCGATCGTGCTGGTTGGCCTGGAGCGGCTCTTCCACGTGGGGATCTTCGACCCCAAGCTGGGCGGCGACCCGATCCTCTTCCAGCACCTCTTCTGGTTCTACTCGCACCCGGCCGTGTACATCATGGTGCTGCCCGGCTTCGCGGTGATCTCCGAGATCATCCCCTGCTTCGCGCGGCGGCCGATCTTCGGCTACCGATTCATCGCCTTCGCCAGCGTCGCGATCGCGATCTTCGGCTTCCTGGTGTGGGGCCACCACATGTTCGTCTCCGGCCAGTCGATGTACGCCGGGGCCGTCTTCTCGATCCTCAGCTTCCTGGTCGCGATCCCCTCGGCCATCAAGGTGTTCAACTGGACCGCGACCCTGTACAAGGGCTCGATCAAGTTCGACACCCCGATGCTCTACGCCCTGGGCTTCATCGGCCTGTTCACCATCGGCGGCCTCACCGGCCTGATGCTCGCCTCGCTGGCGATCGACGTGCACGTCCACGACACCTACTTCGTCGTGGCCCACTTCCACTACATCATGGTGGGCGGCACGACCATGGCCTACCTGGCCGGCATCCACTTCTGGTGGCCCAAGATCTCGGGCCGGACCTACCCCGAATTGTGGGGCAAGCTGTCGGCCCTGCTGGTGTTCGTCGGCTTCAACCTGACGTTCTTCCCGCAGTTCCTGCTGGGCTACCTGGGCATGCCCCGGCGCTACTTCGAGTACCGCCCCGAGTTCCAGGTCCTCAACGTCATGTCGACGGCCGGGGCCTCGATCCTCGCGGTCGGCCTGATCATGCCGCTGGTCTACCTGCTGCTCTCGCTTCGCCAGCCCCGCAACGCCGGCCCCAACCCCTGGGGCGCGACAGGCCTCGAATGGCAGGTCGAGTCGCCGCCGACGACCCACAACTTCCACGAGCCGGTCCTGGTGACCTGCGAACCGTACTTGTACTCGCCGGAGGAGGCGGAACGGGAATATGCACACGTCCAGCACGTCCACAGCTCCTGA
- the coxB gene encoding cytochrome c oxidase subunit II, protein MWDFPLFPDQASTNAPKLDALMLFELGVLVFFTMAILLFVLAFCVRYRRGNAADRSHPPTHSKAMEAVWIVIPAILSVVMYAWSTRLFFDLYEAPADATQIDVVGKQWMWYVQHSQGRSETNELHVPLGRPMKLNMTSQDVLHSFYIPAFRIKQDVLPGRYTSLWFEPTKVGVYNLFCAEYCGTNHSLMIGKVHVMEPADYEAWLSEKGVGPSQAEEGGRLFVQHHCAGCHRGSQTVQAPRLEGVYGKPVPIQDGKDVHFVTADDRYIRDSILLPKDQVVAGYEPIMPSFKDQISETDLLKIIAYIKSIANGETSQ, encoded by the coding sequence ATGTGGGATTTCCCCCTGTTCCCGGACCAGGCCTCGACCAACGCGCCGAAGCTGGACGCCCTGATGCTCTTCGAGCTGGGCGTCCTCGTGTTCTTCACGATGGCGATCCTGCTCTTCGTGCTGGCCTTCTGCGTGCGCTACCGCCGCGGCAACGCGGCCGACCGCAGCCACCCGCCGACCCACAGCAAGGCGATGGAAGCGGTCTGGATCGTCATCCCGGCGATCCTGTCGGTGGTCATGTACGCCTGGTCGACGCGGCTCTTCTTCGACCTCTACGAGGCCCCGGCCGACGCGACCCAGATCGACGTCGTCGGCAAGCAGTGGATGTGGTACGTCCAGCACTCCCAGGGCCGTTCCGAGACCAATGAGCTGCACGTGCCGCTGGGCCGGCCGATGAAGCTGAACATGACCTCGCAGGACGTGCTCCACAGCTTCTACATCCCGGCCTTCCGCATCAAGCAGGACGTCCTGCCGGGCCGCTACACGTCGCTCTGGTTCGAGCCCACCAAGGTCGGCGTGTACAACCTCTTCTGCGCCGAGTACTGCGGCACGAACCACTCGCTGATGATCGGCAAGGTCCACGTGATGGAGCCGGCCGACTACGAGGCCTGGCTCTCCGAGAAGGGGGTCGGCCCCTCGCAGGCCGAGGAGGGCGGACGGCTGTTCGTCCAGCACCACTGCGCCGGCTGCCACCGCGGCAGCCAGACGGTTCAGGCCCCCAGGCTGGAAGGCGTCTACGGCAAGCCGGTGCCGATCCAGGACGGCAAGGACGTCCACTTCGTGACGGCCGACGACCGCTACATCCGCGACTCGATCCTGCTCCCGAAAGACCAGGTCGTGGCCGGCTACGAGCCGATCATGCCGTCGTTCAAGGACCAGATCAGCGAGACCGACCTGCTGAAGATCATCGCCTACATCAAGTCCATCGCCAACGGAGAGACGAGCCAATGA
- a CDS encoding SCO family protein: MRRPLLRLMMLAAPLLAAAPAVGDQPVPLGTQAAPVSDPAAFAGTASQVKFEQRLGAQVPLGTTFLDEEGRETPLSACFGRRPVVLALVFHRCPLLCNQVLAGLTRSLKPLPIKAGVDFDVVAVSIDPDDTPASAKAKKAGYLERYDNPGTEAGWKFLTGRKEAIDALCDAVGFHYVQNPATKQFAHAAGIVVMTPGGQPAQYFFGIDFPPKEVDAAIRRASEGHIGSRIASLLLLCYDYDSATGKYTLSIVRLLRGFGTLTALSLGLYLFLMFRRELRGRTGDGPPDVAEATAGDGPGA, translated from the coding sequence ATGAGACGGCCCCTGCTCCGCCTGATGATGCTCGCGGCCCCGCTGCTCGCGGCGGCCCCGGCCGTCGGCGACCAGCCGGTCCCGCTCGGCACCCAGGCCGCGCCGGTCTCGGACCCCGCGGCGTTCGCCGGCACCGCCTCGCAGGTGAAGTTCGAGCAGCGGCTGGGCGCCCAGGTCCCGCTGGGGACGACCTTCCTCGACGAGGAGGGCCGCGAGACCCCGCTGTCCGCCTGCTTCGGCCGCCGGCCGGTGGTGCTCGCCCTGGTCTTCCACCGCTGCCCCCTGCTCTGCAACCAGGTGCTGGCGGGCCTGACCCGGAGCCTCAAGCCGCTGCCGATCAAGGCGGGCGTCGACTTCGACGTCGTCGCCGTCAGCATCGACCCCGACGACACGCCGGCGTCGGCCAAGGCGAAGAAGGCCGGCTACCTCGAACGCTACGACAACCCGGGGACCGAGGCGGGCTGGAAGTTCCTGACCGGCCGCAAGGAGGCGATCGACGCCCTCTGCGACGCGGTCGGCTTCCACTACGTCCAGAACCCGGCCACCAAGCAGTTCGCCCACGCCGCCGGGATCGTCGTCATGACCCCCGGGGGCCAGCCGGCGCAGTACTTCTTCGGCATCGACTTCCCGCCCAAGGAGGTCGACGCCGCGATCCGGCGGGCGTCCGAGGGGCACATCGGCTCGCGGATCGCCTCGCTGCTCTTGCTCTGCTACGACTACGATTCGGCGACCGGCAAGTACACGCTCTCGATCGTCCGGCTGCTCCGCGGGTTCGGCACCCTCACGGCGCTGTCGCTCGGCTTGTATCTCTTCCTGATGTTCCGGCGCGAGCTGCGGGGACGGACCGGGGACGGGCCCCCCGACGTCGCCGAGGCGACGGCCGGCGACGGGCCCGGGGCCTGA
- a CDS encoding c-type cytochrome yields the protein MRPNTTTARVRNATARRPQRLAAAALAALLAVAPGCTDMYDQPRFEPYEATTLFSDGASSRTLVLGTVPREDVRGLPAVEDRELLLTGLKDGVAAQEPPFAVDRAVLERGKQRYGIYCTPCHGQLGDGRGVIVQRGFTPPPKYTEPRLVDAPLGHFFQVISNGHGAMYSFAARVAPQDRWAIAAYIRALQLSQNAKASELPPEDQSKLQEAVK from the coding sequence ATGCGCCCAAACACCACCACCGCCCGCGTCCGGAACGCGACGGCCCGCCGGCCGCAGCGGCTCGCCGCCGCCGCCCTGGCCGCGCTGCTGGCCGTCGCGCCGGGCTGCACCGACATGTACGACCAGCCCCGGTTCGAGCCGTACGAGGCGACGACGCTGTTCTCCGACGGCGCGTCGTCCCGCACCCTGGTCCTGGGCACCGTCCCCCGCGAGGACGTGCGCGGCCTCCCCGCCGTCGAGGACCGGGAGCTGCTGCTCACCGGCCTGAAGGACGGCGTCGCCGCCCAGGAGCCCCCCTTCGCCGTCGACCGCGCGGTCCTCGAACGCGGCAAGCAGCGCTACGGCATCTACTGCACCCCCTGCCACGGTCAGCTCGGCGACGGCCGGGGCGTGATCGTCCAGCGCGGGTTCACGCCGCCGCCGAAGTACACCGAGCCCCGGCTGGTCGACGCCCCGCTCGGGCACTTCTTCCAGGTGATCAGCAACGGCCACGGTGCCATGTACTCGTTCGCGGCCCGGGTCGCCCCGCAAGACCGCTGGGCGATCGCCGCCTACATCCGGGCCCTCCAGCTCAGCCAGAACGCCAAGGCCTCCGAGCTGCCCCCCGAAGACCAGAGCAAGCTGCAGGAGGCCGTGAAATGA
- a CDS encoding DUF3341 domain-containing protein — MSVQHAPENPEVYGLMAEFDDPDRLVEVTRSAYERGFRQMEAYTPFPVEGLDHALGYHRNKVPRTVFAGALLGGVGGFLMQCWSAMYYYPHNIAGKPLYSWPAFIPITFEMTVLGGALAAVFGMLYFNGLPRLYHPVFNAPEFARASDDGFFLCVQSRDPLFDPEATLAFLETCGPRSISVVPY; from the coding sequence ATGAGCGTCCAACACGCCCCGGAGAACCCCGAGGTCTACGGCCTGATGGCCGAGTTCGACGACCCCGACCGGCTCGTCGAGGTGACCCGGAGCGCCTACGAGCGCGGGTTCCGCCAGATGGAAGCCTACACGCCCTTCCCGGTCGAGGGCCTGGACCACGCCCTGGGGTACCACCGCAACAAGGTCCCCCGCACCGTCTTCGCGGGGGCCCTGCTGGGGGGCGTCGGCGGGTTCCTGATGCAGTGCTGGTCGGCGATGTACTACTACCCCCACAACATCGCCGGCAAGCCGCTGTACTCGTGGCCGGCGTTCATCCCGATCACGTTCGAGATGACGGTGCTGGGCGGGGCGCTCGCCGCGGTCTTCGGCATGCTCTACTTCAACGGCCTGCCCCGGCTGTACCACCCGGTCTTCAACGCGCCCGAGTTCGCCCGGGCGTCCGACGACGGGTTCTTCCTGTGCGTCCAGTCCCGGGATCCGCTGTTCGACCCGGAGGCGACGCTGGCGTTCCTGGAGACCTGCGGGCCCCGCTCGATCTCCGTCGTACCATACTGA
- the nrfD gene encoding NrfD/PsrC family molybdoenzyme membrane anchor subunit, whose translation MAEIHHDAGVKDPLPPVLAPGHTYATVTSKISDVVLLRPLDWRWAVGMGIASSLLLIFGAAVANLLYRGTGIWGINAPVMWGWAIINFVWWVGIGHAGTLISAILLLLKQQWRTSINRFAEAMTLFAVACAGLFPLLHMGRPWKFYWMMPYPSTMALLPQWRSPLVWDVFAVSTYATVSALFWYVGLIPDLATLRDRAKNRYVAMIYGALALGWRGSARHWSRYKSAYMLLAALATPLVVSVHTVVSLDFAASVIPGWHATIFPPYFVAGAIFSGFAMVVTLCVPLRSWYGLKDFITDRHLDNMAKIMLATGMIVGYGYAMEFFIAWYSGNPYEEFLLLNARPFGPYSNAYRTMVTCNVLIPQLLWVPAIRRNAVFLWVISIFVNIGMWLERYVIVVTSLSQDFLPSSWAMYSPTRWDVMTFIGTLGLFTFLLFLFVRVLPAIAVSEMRELVHETHHEHAAHGGDRAAVEAAGEKR comes from the coding sequence ATGGCTGAGATCCATCACGACGCCGGCGTGAAGGACCCGCTGCCGCCGGTCCTGGCCCCCGGCCACACCTACGCGACGGTGACGTCGAAGATCAGCGACGTCGTCCTGCTCCGCCCGCTCGACTGGCGCTGGGCCGTCGGCATGGGGATCGCCAGCTCGCTGCTGCTGATCTTCGGCGCGGCGGTCGCCAACCTGCTCTACCGCGGCACCGGGATCTGGGGCATCAACGCCCCGGTCATGTGGGGCTGGGCGATCATCAACTTCGTCTGGTGGGTCGGCATCGGCCACGCCGGCACGCTGATCTCGGCCATCCTGCTGCTGCTGAAGCAGCAGTGGCGGACGTCGATCAACCGCTTCGCCGAGGCCATGACGCTCTTCGCCGTGGCCTGCGCCGGGCTCTTCCCGCTCTTGCACATGGGCCGGCCCTGGAAGTTCTACTGGATGATGCCCTACCCCAGCACGATGGCCCTGCTGCCGCAGTGGCGCAGCCCGCTGGTCTGGGACGTCTTCGCGGTGTCGACCTACGCCACGGTCTCGGCGCTCTTCTGGTACGTGGGCCTGATCCCCGACCTGGCGACGCTCCGCGACCGGGCCAAGAACCGCTACGTGGCGATGATCTACGGGGCCCTGGCCCTGGGCTGGCGGGGCTCGGCGCGGCACTGGTCGCGGTACAAGAGCGCGTACATGCTGCTGGCCGCCCTGGCGACCCCGCTGGTCGTCTCGGTGCACACGGTGGTGTCGCTCGACTTCGCGGCCTCGGTGATCCCGGGCTGGCACGCGACGATCTTCCCGCCCTACTTCGTGGCCGGCGCCATCTTCTCGGGCTTCGCGATGGTGGTCACGCTCTGCGTCCCCTTGCGGTCGTGGTACGGCCTGAAGGACTTCATCACCGACCGCCACCTGGACAACATGGCCAAGATCATGCTGGCCACGGGCATGATCGTGGGCTACGGCTACGCGATGGAGTTCTTCATCGCCTGGTACAGCGGCAACCCGTACGAGGAGTTTCTGCTGCTGAACGCCCGGCCGTTCGGGCCCTACTCGAACGCCTACCGCACCATGGTCACCTGCAACGTCCTGATCCCCCAGCTCCTGTGGGTGCCGGCGATCCGCCGCAACGCGGTCTTCCTCTGGGTGATCTCGATCTTCGTGAACATCGGCATGTGGCTGGAGCGGTACGTGATCGTGGTCACGAGCCTGAGCCAGGACTTCCTGCCGTCGTCGTGGGCCATGTACAGCCCGACGCGGTGGGACGTGATGACCTTCATCGGCACCCTCGGCCTGTTCACCTTCCTGCTCTTCCTGTTCGTCCGGGTGCTGCCGGCGATCGCCGTCTCCGAGATGCGCGAGCTGGTCCACGAGACGCATCACGAGCACGCCGCCCACGGCGGCGACCGCGCCGCGGTCGAGGCGGCTGGAGAGAAGCGATGA